Proteins encoded together in one Procambarus clarkii isolate CNS0578487 chromosome 11, FALCON_Pclarkii_2.0, whole genome shotgun sequence window:
- the LOC123749088 gene encoding serine/arginine-rich splicing factor 4-like: MRSLQQETQCEVSSKRHNAKSPARDTTRSLQQETQCEVSSKRPNAKSPARDTTRSLQQETQREVSSKRHNAKSPARDPTRSLQQETQCEVSSKRHNAKSPARDTTRSLQQETQREVSSKRHNAKSPARDTTRSLQQETQREVSSKRHNAKSPARDPTRSLQQETQREVSSKRPNTKSPARDPTRSLQQETQHEVSSKRHNAKSPARDPTRSLQQETQREVSSKRPNAKSPARDPTRSLQQETQREVSSKRPNAKSPARDPTRSLQQETQREVSNKRPNAKSPARDPTRSLQQETQREVSNKRPNAKSPTRDPTRSLQQETQREVSSKRHNAKSPARDRTRSLQQETREGNGFL; the protein is encoded by the coding sequence ATGCGAAGTCTCCAGCAAGAGACCCAATGCGAAGTCTCCAGCAAGAGACACAACGCGAAGTCTCCAGCAAGAGACACAACGCGAAGTCTCCAGCAAGAGACCCAATGCGAAGTCTCCAGCAAGAGACCCAATGCGAAGTCTCCAGCAAGAGACACAACGCGAAGTCTCCAGCAAGAGACACAACGCGAAGTCTCCAGCAAGAGACACAACGCGAAGTCTCCAGCAAGAGACCCAACGCGAAGTCTCCAGCAAGAGACCCAATGCGAAGTCTCCAGCAAGAGACACAACGCGAAGTCTCCAGCAAGAGACACAACGCGAAGTCTCCAGCAAGAGACACAACGCGAAGTCTCCAGCAAGAGACACAACGCGAAGTCTCCAGCAAGAGACACAACGCGAAGTCTCCAGCAAGAGACACAACGCGAAGTCTCCAGCAAGAGACACAACGCGAAGTCTCCAGCAAGAGACCCAACGCGAAGTCTCCAGCAAGAGACCCAACGCGAAGTCTCCAGCAAGAgacccaacacgaagtctccagcAAGAGACCCAACGCGAAGTCTCCAGCAAGAgacccaacacgaagtctccagcAAGAGACACAACGCGAAGTCTCCAGCAAGAGACCCAACGCGAAGTCTCCAGCAAGAGACCCAACGCGAAGTCTCCAGCAAGAGACCCAATGCGAAGTCTCCAGCAAGAGACCCAACGCGAAGTCTCCAGCAAGAGACCCAACGCGAAGTCTCCAGCAAGAGACCCAACGCGAAGTCTCCAGCAAGAgacccaacacgaagtctccagcAAGAGACCCAACGCGAAGTCTCCAACAAGAGACCCAACGCGAAGTCTCCAGCAAGAGACCCAACGCGAAGTCTCCAGCAAGAGACCCAACGCGAAGTCTCCAACAAGAGACCCAATGCGAAGTCTCCAACAAGAGACCCAACGCGAAGTCTCCAGCAAGAGACACAACGCGAAGTCTCCAGCAAGAGACACAACGCGAAGTCTCCAGCAAGAGACAGAACGCGAAGTCTCCAGCAAGAGACAAGGGAAGGAAATGGCTTCCTGTAG